From a region of the Gammaproteobacteria bacterium genome:
- a CDS encoding hypothetical protein (Evidence 5 : Unknown function): MAYANSTACAGNYFDDAVGFPCPSYLIIELQGLELVKHHKVCSVTFTFNDLAMDCALHFLSRDSTVFLFILRCSATQWFLEMKY; this comes from the coding sequence TTGGCTTACGCTAATTCTACGGCTTGCGCCGGTAACTATTTCGATGACGCGGTCGGGTTTCCCTGTCCGTCCTATTTAATCATCGAACTACAGGGCTTGGAACTGGTGAAGCATCACAAGGTGTGTTCTGTAACGTTTACATTTAATGATCTAGCAATGGATTGCGCACTTCATTTTTTAAGCAGGGACTCAACAGTATTCTTATTTATCTTGCGTTGCAGCGCGACCCAATGGTTCCTGGAAATGAAATATTAG